In Brassica napus cultivar Da-Ae chromosome C2, Da-Ae, whole genome shotgun sequence, the sequence GCTATGTGCAAACCTTGCTCCAAGTGCAAGACCGTCCATGGAACAAGTGGTGCAATACTTAAACGGGAACCTAGCTTTGCCGGAGTTTTGGCCATATTCTCCCGGGATTGGAGTTATCACCCCACCACCACAGCTCATGCTTCCTTCACTATCACAGctatcttcttcctcatccaACAACTCTATGTTTATGACTCACTCAATCGTCTACGGAAGTGGACGATGAAAGTTTCTAACAACTTCCCTCTTTTTTGGCCCTCTTAATATCGACTGTTTCATTCATATGCTCACACCATGTCCATTCTTTAAACTGCCTCATGGCCTTAGAATAAAAGAGTGACAACAGCTTGCCTTATATTTAGAGAAGCAATTGCAagaatttaaacaaaatatcaGTCTTGAATGGAGAATGTAAGAGCAATTCTAATGGTGTTACCCACAATTGAAGTCTTTagcaatataatataattttttttgctttttgaatagttaaggacttTACTCTAAAATGTATGTCCAATGGTGTTATCCAATATGAAGTctttaagaattaaaaatattaaatttgtaaaacatttaaatttaaaatttttatttattcaatgattaaaagaaaacatacaataattatacatcTTCATAATTACCAAacttgttccaaatattttctattaaatcatttttcaatttttcgtGTGTACGCCTATCTCGAACCTGATTCCGTAGGCCAAGCATATTACCAAAATGTGAAGGCATGTTGTTAATATGCTCTACATGTGAACTTCTGGTCGAgtctccttcttcaaattcagatGTATCGTACAGAGTGTATCCACCTCGTTCATTttcgactatcatattgtgcagtatgatacatgctctcataatcttccatATTTTTTCCTTGTCCAATGATAGAGCCGGGTTTTTCACTatcgcaaatcgagcttgcaacacaccaaaagcacgctccacatcttttcgggtTGCTTCTTGAACTTTAGCAAATAACTCTGCTTTAGGACCTTAATGGAGtgtgatagattggataaatgttgaccattttggatatataccgtcTGTTAGGTAGTACGCCATTTTTTGAGGATTGCTGAATCAGCGAGGTTTTTTGAGGATTTTAAATCCTTTGGTTTGTAAATAGAtagtacaagcaaaggaaataGAATACACTAAAACATCATTAAATCCATTTTTGAGACAGTACAAGGAATAAGAAGCACAAAGGACTTGGTTCACATAAACATCCGAGTCTACAGACAGACTTATAAAGGCAACATGCTACACGACTTGGTACACATGAAAATACAAACAGAAAGATACAAATAACCCGTGACTTGGTTCACATCGAAATACCAGGAGAAAGAGACAAACCACCCGTGACTGAACAGAGAAGAGATACCAGCTTTTGTCTTCAACAAGCACATGGTCTTGTACTTCACCTGAAACAGAGGAAAATCACGTGTGTAAGCAGAGGAAAATCACGTGTGTAAGTAGAGAAAAATTACGTATGTAAATGTGAAATGACAACTACACTTATGTCTAATGCAAACATCTGAAACTAGTCTAATGCAAACATCTGAAACTAAGGTTAGAGCTAACAAACCCTACAACAAATCCAACATAAGTTTCATTTTGAGAGCTGATTCCATCTCAGAGAGAGGCTCGGGcattgcaagcaaactctctaggAAACTTTGCTTTGAGATTTGTTTTTTGATCTCCAACAAATTCTCAAGCTTTgccaattcttcttcttttccagttttcttcctctttttaGCAGCCTTCGCAACCTTAACCCCAATTGGTCTCTCTTCTGGCTTTGGCACTGCCCCTTCGCCATCAACAGGATCCACTGGTTTGCGCTTTTCCTTCTCAAGATAGGTGGAGCACCATTTCACATCATGCCTAAGCTCCCTCCACGCGTGTTCCAAGTTGAACTTCTGGTTCTGGTCACTGTGGAAGATATCCAAGGCAGACTTCATCACATCATTGTCATTTTGCCCGCTTGTCTGCTCCCTCAGTGCCATGTCGTAGCAGCCAGCAAACTTACAGACCAAATTATTGATCCTAGCCTATCTTTGCTTGCATTGCCCAAGTTCTCGTGGGATAGTCCCAACCAGGAGAGGACTGGAGTTGTAGAACTCTACAATTCTCTTCCAGAAGGCACCGACTTTTTGTTCATTACtcactattgggtctttgcTGGTGTTGAGCCACTCACCTATGAGGATTAAATCCTCCTTCGGTGACCACTTTCTCCTCTCTTTGACACTAGACTCATCACTACTTTGACCGGTAAAGAAAAAAGGTTGTGATGAGCCAAGGTCAATTGACCCTTGGCTCGCTAATAGGTTAACATAACCATTGTTATTTGCCATTTAGGAAGAAGTATGTGTTTCTCTAGTAGAAACACAGAGGATTAAATAAAGGATTCTACATTAACAACATTGAAGCCTAGTAGAAAATTGTCATATCAGAACAGCTCACGACAATTAAATGAATGTTTTAGTCTAAAAGAAGCAGTTAAGGCACAATTTAATGGTGGTTTGGTGTGCATTTAAACTACGAAGTTAAGTTTCAAACTACAACGTTAACCAGTCACAATCCTAGTTTGTTTTCAAACTACAAGGAGACACACGCACAATCTTAGTTTGTTTTCAAACTACAAAGTTACACACACACGATCCTACTTTGTTCTCAAACTACAAGGAGACACACACACTATCCTACTTTGTTCTCAAACTACAAAATTAAATCCGTATGAATTCAAACTGGGAATTTTGAACTAGAGATTTAAAGAGTTCAAAACACTAACCTCAGCGGACTCTCTCAAGTTCAGACACACGCTGAAGCAGCATCTTAACCTTGGCCTGAAGAGACATCagagaaaacaaacaatatGTTAGAAAGATTGTACAAACAGCAATCAACGTTAAGTTATAAACTAACCTTAAGCGCCTCGCACTCTCGCAGAAGCTTCTCCTGCTCGTGAAACCGTTGTTTGAGCCTCTCAATCTCTTGTTGCACACCCATAACCCATGGTTGCCTGAAATGCAGCCCGTCATTCTGACAAAACATAAAATGATTTATCAAACAGCAAATCAATATGGAGTATAAAGAGACAAAATATTTTGAACCTGCTAGTCTTTGCAGATGAAGTATCTTTTCCCAGGGAGGTAGTCATATGTATCCTCTTCGTCGAC encodes:
- the LOC106431725 gene encoding glutathione S-transferase T2-like, whose amino-acid sequence is MALREQTSGQNDNDVMKSALDIFHSDQNQKFNLEHAWRELRHDVKWCSTYLEKEKRKPVDPVDGEGAVPKPEERPIGVKVAKAAKKRKKTGKEEELAKLENLLEIKKQISKQSFLESLLAMPEPLSEMESALKMKLMLDLL